From a region of the Podospora pseudopauciseta strain CBS 411.78 chromosome 7 map unlocalized CBS411.78m_7, whole genome shotgun sequence genome:
- the YAK1 gene encoding dual specificity protein kinase yak1 (COG:T; EggNog:ENOG503NTYA), producing MEQWQSYTEPTSAGGSRRYNGSSQMSPREYSSNGQPVAQPPAGFKYDQYQGGLNPQQQQQQQQQQQVQQASSSSSPMTSPQIRDGNGDVAMQDAHDGYSGVNSSVKYPLRPHHSHHLSGGRAANLQQEPSTAAQRYSPMEVLSPTSPYKSTGGSQYTQPQQRQSPTRSSDYAPQNPYYNSSRQTASQLPPLNPYSSIPDNYSPSNNISAMDGSYMDPKSPKRAPQQAMQLHDKGPVPEFRKIRGPSDLKPKISAQPPFRRANPEGGFISPLQALTAHLPATYQICNPSFKYSSARNPRRVLTKPSKGVKNDGFDNEDSDYILYVNDILGSEEAGHKNRYLILDVLGQGTFGQVVKCQNLKTQEVVAVKVIKNRTAYFNQSMMEVSVLDLLNTKLDKNDDHHLLRLKDTFIHRQHLCLVFELLSVNLYELIKQNQFRGLSTTLVRVFAQQLLNGLTLLNKARLIHCDLKPENILLKNLESPIIKIIDFGSACDERQTVYTYIQSRFYRSPEVLLGLPYSSAIDMWSLGCIVVELFLGLPLFPGSSEYNQVSRIVEMLGNPPNWMIEVGKQAGDFFEKRQDDFGRRTYHLKSMEQYSREHNTKEQPSKKYFQANTLPEIIKSYPMPRKNMKQSEIDREMNNRIAFIDFVRGLLTINPLERWSPQQAKLHPFITQQKYTGQFVPPMNLKSSALNRSPAPGTTQQIQAEALSKQRAQQAQAQAQASSAAQGAYGSMGAPQYQQPVHPQQPPLYTNNTMYSPSGSHTGAPPAYASQPSGYGQMGVQQPPAQMPPANYAAGGIPQANMYSQQNRQQQQPRPRASTMEQQQSGIPAAIQRVASHLDPSQPIRLQPSPAYYPPPPDGLVGMDQGGPSTRTGRRGSRAQQPGRNFIRNLEERTLEEGFMGNNQSPWH from the exons ATGGAGCAGTGGCAGTCATACACCGAGCCGACCAGCGCTGGCGGTTCACGACGATACAACGGCTCCAGTCAGATGTCGCCCAGAGAGTACTCCAGCAATGGACAGCCCGTGGCGCAACCTCCAGCCGGCTTCAAGTATGACCAGTACCAAGGCGGCTTAAacccgcaacaacaacaacaacagcagcagcagcagcaggtgcaGCAGGcatcttcatcgtcttcgCCCATGACCAGTCCCCAGATTCGCGACGGCAACGGAGACGTCGCCATGCAGGATGCCCATGATGGCTACTCCGGCGTCAATTCCAGCGTCAAGTATCCCCTGCGCCCCCATcattcccaccacctctctgGTGGACGAGCCGCGAACTTGCAGCAAGAGCCCTCGACCGCTGCGCAACGATACTCACCCATGGAAGTCTTGTCTCCTACATCACCATACAAGTCAACTGGAGGTAGCCAGTATACGCAGCCCCAGCAACGACAGTCGCCGACCCGGTCGTCGGACTATGCCCCGCAGAACCCGTACTATAACAGTAGTCGCCAAACCGCCTCCCAGCTACCTCCTTTAAACCCCTACTCCTCCATTCCAGACAACTACTCGCCGTCGAATAACATCTCGGCCATGGACGGTTCTTACATGGATCCCAAGTCTCCCAAGCGTGCCCCCCAACAAGCCATGCAATTGCACGACAAGGGCCCGGTGCCCGAGTTCAGGAAGATCCGAGGGCCATCTGACCTGAAGCCCAAGATCAGCGCGCAGCCGCCGTTCCGGAGAGCCAACCCTGAGGGAGGCTTCATCAGT CCTCTCCAAGCTCTCACGGCGCACCTTCCAGCCACGTACCAGATTTGCAATCCCAGTTTCAAGTACTCTTCGGCACGGAATCCCCGTCGTGTCCTGACGAAACCGAGCAAGGGTGTGAAGAACGATGGGTTTGATAACGAGGATAGTGACTATATCCTCTATGTCAACGATATCCTGGGCTCTGAGGAAGCCGGGCACAA GAACCGTTACTTGATTTTGGATGTTCTTGGCCAAGGTACTTTCGGCCAGGTTGTCAAGTGCCAAAACCTCAAGACCCAAGAGGTCGTGGCTGTCAAGGTGATCAAGAACCGGACCGCCTACTTCAACCAAAGTATGATGGAGGTGTCTGTGCTTGACTTG ctcaacaccaagctcgaCAAGAACGACGATCATCATCTGCTCCGGCTCAAGGATACATTCATTCACAGGCAGCATCTGTGCTTGGTCTTCGAGCTGTTGAGCGTCAACTTGTACGAGCTCATCAAACAGAACCAGTTCCGCGGGTTGAGCACGACGCTGGTCCGAGTCTTTGCCCAGCAGCTGCTTAACGGGCTTACGCTGCTTAACAAGGCGCGGCTGATTCATTGCGATCTCAAACCCGAAAACATCCTGTTGAAAAACCTCGAGAGCCCGATTATCAAGATTATTGACTTTGGCTCCGCCTGCGATGAGCGTCAGACTGTGTACACGTACATCCAGTCGCGTTTCTACCGATCACCCGAAGTTCTACTAGGCTTACCATATTCGTCAGCAATCGATATGTGGTCGCTGGGGTGCATCGTGGTCGAGCTGTTCCTGGGTCTACCCTTGTTCCCAGGATCCTCCGAGTACAACCAGGTTTCGCGGATCGTTGAGATGCTTGGAAATCCACCAAACTGGATGATCGAGGTGGGCAAACAAGCTGGTGATTTCTTCGAGAAGAGACAGGATGATTTTGGCAGGCGGACATATCACCTGAAGAGCATGGAGCAGTATTCCCGGGAGCACAACACCAAGGAGCAGCCCAGCAAGAAGTATTTCCAGGCGAACACGCTGCCTGAGATCATCAAGTCGTATCCAATGCCCCGGAAGAACATGAAGCAGTCGGAGATTGATAGAG AGATGAATAACCGCATCGCGTTCATCGACTTTGTCAGGGGCCTCTTGACGATCAACCCACTCGAGAGATGGTCGCCACAGCAAGCGAAACTGCACCCTTTCATCACCCAACAAAAGTATACCGGCCAGTTTGTGCCGCCAATGAACCTCAAGTCTAGCGCCCTGAACAGATCGCCTGCCCCAGGCACGACGCAGCAGATTCAGGCCGAAGCTCTGAGCAAGCAGAGGGCACAGCAAGCGCAGGCTCAGGCTCAGGCCAGCTCGGCGGCGCAGGGAGCATACGGGTCTATGGGTGCACCGCAGTATCAACAACCAGTGCATCCACAGCAACCACCTTTgtacaccaacaacaccatgtATTCTCCTAGCGGGTCACATACCGGCGCGCCACCTGCATATGCCAGCCAACCGAGCGGGTACGGCCAGATGGGTGTACAACAACCGCCTGCCCAAATGCCGCCAGCAAACTATGCTGCCGGCGGTATTCCACAGGCCAATATGTATTCGCAGCAAAACcgtcagcaacaacaacccagaCCGCGTGCATCGACCATGGAGCAGCAACAAAGCGGTATTCCCGCTGCCATTCAAAGGGTGGCCAGCCACCTCGACCCAAGCCAGCCGATTCGATTACAGCCAAGTCCTGCCTAttatccaccacctcctgaTGGCTTGGTGGGCATGGACCAGGGCGGGCCATCGACCAGGACAGGCAGAAGAGGCAGTCGCGCCCAGCAGCCAGGACGCAACTTCATCCGCAACCTGGAGGAGCGAACACTCGAGGAAGGGTTCATGGGGAATAACCAGAGCCCCTGGCACTGA
- the PUB1 gene encoding E3 ubiquitin-protein ligase pub1 (COG:A; EggNog:ENOG503NV1Z), giving the protein MADNGSASASGQLPPPPQANAGAPGYENGQGNGNPAHMPPPPLHIPQNTNPIPTAITSPLGGGDKSGIISPTSGGPFARRAAPEPNKRALYVGGLDPRVTEDVLRQIFETTGHVQNVKIIPDKNAKGYNYGFVEYDDPGSAERAMQTLNGRRVHQAEIRVNWAYQSNNTNKEDTSNHFHIFVGDLSNEVNDEVLLQAFSAFGSVSEARVMWDMKTGRSRGYGFVAFRDRPEAEKALSSMDGEWLGSRAIRCNWANQKGQPSIAQQQAMQQMGMTPTTPYGHHHFPTHGVHSYDMIVNQTPAWQTTCYVGNLTPYTTQNDLVPLFQNFGFVVESRFQADRGFAFIKMDTHENAAMAICQLNGYNVNGRPLKCSWGKDKTPQAQQAQFDPNQAYSPQSAQTPAYPGTPSTYFNQYGGNFGPGQQAAYTGAQAQSPAAYGGGPMGYSGPPSAGGYGRGQGPNPNNAQQWNQGQAPPQNFGNNGYSGYQG; this is encoded by the exons atgGCTGACAACGGTTCCGCTTCGGCCTCCGgccaactcccccctcctccccaggccAACGCCGGCGCGCCCGGCTACGAGAACGGCCAGGGCAATGGCAACCCGGCGCACATGCCCCCGCCGCCCCTCCATATCCCGCAgaacaccaaccccatcccaacTGCGATCACATCGCCgttgggcggcggcgacaaGAGTGGAATCATCTCTCCCACGAGCGGTGGCCCCTTCGCCCGTCGTGCCGCTCCCGAGCCCAATAAACGGGCCCTTTACGTGGGTGGCCTCGACCCCCGCGTCACCGAAGACGTTCTCCGTCAAATCTTCGAGACCACTGGACATGTCCAGAACGTCAAGATCATCCCGGACAAGAAC GCGAAGGGTTACAATTATGGCTTCGTTGAATATGATGATCCCGGCTCGGCTGAGCGTGCCATGCAGACTTTGAACGGCCGTCGTGTTCACCAGGCT GAAATTCGTGTCAACTGGGCTTATCAGTCGAACAACACGAACAAGGAGGACACTTCGAACCACTTCCACATCTTTGTTGGCGATCTTTCTAACGAGGTCAACGATGAGGTCCTTCTTCAGGCCTTTTCCGCTTTCGGCTCAGTTTCCGAGGCTCGTGTCATGTGGGATATGAAGACTGGCCGTTCTCGCGGTTATGGCTTCGTTGCTTTCCGCGACCGTcccgaggctgagaaggcctTGAGCTCCATGGACGGCGAGTGGCTCGGTTCTCGCGCCATCCGTTGCAACTGGGCCAACCAGAAGGGCCAGCCTTCGATTGCCCAGCAGCAGGCCATGCAGCAGATGGGCATGACCCCGACGACCCCCTACGGCCATCATCACTTCCCCACCCACGGCGTTCACTCTTACGATATGATTGTCAATCAGACTCCGGCCTGGCAGACAACTTGCTACGTGGGCAACTTGACCCCGTACACCACCCAGAACGACTTGGTCCCGCTTTTCCAGAACTTTGGTTTTGTGGTTGAGTCGCGCTTCCAGGCGGACCGTGGTTTTGCCTTCATCAAGATGGACACCCATGAAAATGCGGCCATGGCCATTTGCCAGTTGAACGGCTACAATGTCAATGGTCGCCCCCTCAAGTGCAGC TGGGGCAAGGACAAGACTCCTCAGGCTCAGCAGGCTCAGTTCGATCCCAACCAGGCGTACAGCCCTCAGAGCGCGCAGACCCCCGCTTATCCAGGAACTCCTTCTACCTACTTTAACCAGTACGGTG GCAACTTTGGTCCTGGTCAGCAGGCCGCTTACACTGGAGCTCAGGCTCAGTCTCCTGCTGCGTACGGCGGTGGCCCCATGGGCTACAGTGGTCCCCCCAGTGCTGGCGGTTACGGGCGCGGTCAGGGTCCGAACCCGAACAATGCTCAGCAGTGGAACCAGGGCCAGGCCCCGCCTCAGAACTTTGGCAACAACGGCTATTCTGGTTACCAGGGTTAG
- a CDS encoding uncharacterized protein (EggNog:ENOG503P87P): MAAPSASQVRAPKVPVLEPLEKGLNEILVLTGKAFRAAGKDPKKGTPQETAAAINAQVPAVIGRFNNALDDLECDLLRAKAVLLRDLNQLKANQKPPPPPKQKPVAPSAASIPPAPIESPVMAKKAQVFKGNMPGSSRPAPSPVAVPVHPTKQENKPVAPIPNMGGIDLSSPELKHSPSPKTVPRSKPVKNSPQLASVAAAAAAAGRPASAPPKKESKILPPQIPRPGTAAPQFPSGPATMQAKAASVPARNMSASPAMANSTPVAGAAPQQSQGLPQASSDNFFTDMTFTVAPSAEQPGQHQQPQQIDMSKLDGSNNFGVGSGSSTMDVDNEIDNLFEDISMNMDYNLEGGDSAGDNSNFNDMYFDLEASSGATTSGNNNNNGGGGNNLGLDDFGFPQ; encoded by the exons ATGGCGGCACCCTCTGCTTCTCAAGTGAGAGCGCCTAAAGTGCCTGTGCTTGAACCTCTTGAGAAGGGACTCAACGAAATA CTTGTCCTCACCGGTAAGGCCTTCAGAGCAGCTGGCAAAGATCCCAAGAAGGGAACACCGCAAGAGACAGCCGCAGCCATCAACGCGCAGGTCCCGGCGGTGATAGGAAGATTCAACAATGCCCTGGATGATCTAGAGTGTGATCTC CTGCGAGCAAAAGCCGTCCTCCTTCGAGATCTGAATCAGTTGAAGGCAAACCAgaaaccacctccaccgccaaaaCAAAAGCCGGTAGCTCCTTCAGCTGCCTCCATCCCGCCGGCGCCTATAGAGTCGCCTGTCATGGCAAAGAAAGCTCAGGTCTTCAAGGGAAATATGCCAGGCTCCAGTCGACCAGCGCCTTCGCCTGTGGCTGTTCCTGTACATCCCACCAAACAGGAGAACAAACCAGTGGCACCCATTCCAAACATGGGGGGCATTGATCTCTCGTCTCCCGAACTGAAGCACTCACCCAGTCCGAAAACAGTCCCCCGGAGCAAGCCGGTGAAGAACTCACCGCAGTTGGCTTcagtggctgctgctgccgctgccgcagGACGACCTGCCAGTGCTCCGCCCAAGAAGGAATCCAAGATCCTCCCACCGCAGATCCCTAGGCCGGGTACTGCGGCACCACAGTTTCCTTCCGGGCCTGCTACCATGCAGGCCAAAGCCGCTTCAGTTCCTGCTCGGAACATGTCCGCATCTCCAGCCATGGCGAACAGCACGCCTGTTGCTGGAGCGGCACCACAACAATCCCAGGGGCTTCCACAGGCCAGCAGCGACAACTTCTTCACCGATATGACCTTTACTGTTGCACCTTCAGCCGAACAGCCAggtcagcaccagcaaccacagCAAATCGATATGAGCAAGCTTGATGGTTCGAATAACTTTGGTGTGGGGTCCGGATCATCGACCATGGACGTTGACAACGAGATTGACAACTTGTTTGAAGACATAAGCATGAATATGGACTACAATTTGGAAGGAGGTGATTCTGCGGGCGATAACAGCAACTTCAACGACATGTACTTTGACCTGGAGGCCAGCAGCGGTGCTACCACTTCGGGCAACAACAATAAtaacggcggcggcggcaataATCTTGGGCTGGATGATTTCGGGTTCCCTCAATAA
- a CDS encoding uncharacterized protein (CAZy:GH5; EggNog:ENOG503NXFK; COG:G): MKILSLLLTLVTGISALPNPLPQDPTPTPGVITPPPLPLSASSRWILDANNKRVKLRCINWAGHLETNIPEGLSRQPLDYITTWIATQNFNCVRLTFSSDLTFSGPTTPVHTSFTTVSQQQSKPALINDIYPLIITKNPWITPNTTTLDVFAAVVDTLWSKGIITILDNHVSKASWCCNLTDGNGWWDTASGYNPFNSRFFSTSSWLSSLAFMATWAKSHPGVVGLGLRNELRAFLLQDLNGRRDWYANIQRAGNLVHQANKDLLIFVGGAQSSTDLVHLKTRMLDTSGWEGKNVWEMHAYSFTVTFPDPFKNCDLVKAGYGFWSGFVLEQDRPYTGPLIMSEFGVGMQGSEVDSQYGGLSEQDHRYLDCLVGYLEGNDAEWAVWAIQGGYYIREGTVDYDETWGLMDREWKGWRNERFRQKIQGLYAVTQGP, from the coding sequence ATGAAGATCCTGTCACTCCTTCTCACCCTCGTCACGGGCATATccgccctccccaaccctctccctcaagacccaaccccaaccccgggAGTGATTACCccgccacccctccccctatcagcctcctcccgctGGATCCTCGACGCAAATAACAAGCGCGTCAAACTCCGCTGCATCAACTGGGCCGGCCATCTGGAGACAAACATCCCCGAGGGCCTCTCCCGCCAACCCCTCGACTACATCACCACCTGGATCGCCACCCAAAACTTCAACTGCGTCCgcctcaccttctcctcagacctcaccttctccggccccaccacccccgtccacacctccttcaccaccgtctcccagcagcagtccAAGCCCGCCCTGATAAACGACATCTACCCCCTGATAATCACCAAAAACCCCTGGAtaacccccaacaccaccaccctcgacgTTTTTGCCGCCGTAGTCGACACCCTCTGGTCGAAAGGAATAATCACCATCCTCGATAACCACGTCTCCAAAGCCTCCTGGTGCTGCAACCTCACCGACGGCAACGGCTGGTGGGACACCGCCTCCGGCTACaaccccttcaactcccgcttcttttccacctcctcctggcTCTCCTCCCTAGCTTTCATGGCCACCTGGGCAAAGTCCCACCCCGGCGTCGTCGGCCTCGGTTTACGTAACGAACTTCGCGCGTTTCTCCTGCAGGACTTGAACGGCAGAAGGGACTGGTACGCCAACATCCAGAGAGCGGGCAATCTAGTCCATCAAGCAAACAAAGACTTGCTCATCTTCGTCGGGGGCGCCCAGTCGTCAACTGATCTGGTGCATCTCAAGACCAGAATGCTCGACACCTccgggtgggaggggaaaaACGTCTGGGAGATGCACGCTTACTCTTTCACCGTGACATTCCCCGACCCGTTCAAAAACTGTGACTTGGTCAAGGCTGGGTATGGGTTCTGGTCTGGGTTTGTGCTGGAGCAGGACAGGCCCTACACTGGACCTTTAATCATGAGcgagtttggggttgggatgcAGGGGAGTGAGGTCGACTCTCAGTACGGGGGCCTCAGCGAGCAGGATCATAGGTATTTGGACTGTTTGGTGGGGTACCTCGAGGGGAACGATGCCGAGTGGGCTGTTTGGGCTATCCAGGGGGGTTACTATATCAGGGAGGGGACGGTGGATTATGACGAGAcgtgggggttgatggatcgggagtggaaggggtggaggaaTGAGAGGTTCAGGCAAAAGATTCAGGGGTTGTATGCTGTTACTCAGGGGCCTTAG
- a CDS encoding uncharacterized protein (COG:S; EggNog:ENOG503NU47), with amino-acid sequence MVAEVQTQLATMSLGAKPEEARREYVELPPTSIAIPPQPTARLMSRLADTYSPVNQNGSFEFDRVIKSGYVQKRARKTKTWRTCYIVLRPSTLSIYKSDKEEKLRHKVHLADLTAVAMLKDPKNKRPNVFGLFSPSKNYHFQASSQQDAQEWVDLIRQGARIEEEEEEMFLASPAVRRPSFFNTSPTHEVDPQNTASAMDRLASSSPEPLEPLPRTFARPSPRRPSHLESSGMSGTELASHSDFSDYDVQRVHGASFESLGVQSPPTASSGPSKAPQGVGAPGAQAVPSASQASGINLEQDPDRIIWQGWMSFLRSKGGVRQWKKSWAVLRPRNFKLYKDDSESSVLFIAYLSNIVNVVDIDPMSRTKKHCLQIITDEKSYKFCATDEEALVRCLGAFKSLLAKRRELEAKVAAPAPTPPAA; translated from the exons ATGGTCGCCGAGGTTCAGACACAGTTGGCGACCATGTCGCTTGGCGCCAAGCCAGAAGAGGCTCGTCGCGAATACGTCGAACTCCCGCCTACCTCTATTGCGATCCCACCGCAGCCGACAGCCAGGTTGATGAGCCGCCTTGCAGACACCTACTCTCCAGTCAACCAAAATGGCAGTTTCGAGTTTGACCGGGTTATCAAGAGTGGCTACGTACAGAAGCGTGCGCGAAAGACAAAG ACATGGAGAACTTGCTACATCGTCCTTCGCCCAAGTACACTCTCAATCTACAAGTCGGATAAAGAGGAAAAACTCCGACACAAGGTCCACCTGGCAGATCTGACTGCCGTCGCCATGCTCAAAGACCCCAAGAACAAGCGCCCGAATGTGTTTGGCTTGTTTTCGCCCTCCAAAAACTACCACTTTCAGGCTTCGTCTCAGCAAGATGCGCAAGAATGGGTGGATCTGATCAGACAGGGTGCTAGGatagaagaggaggaggaagagatgTTTTTGGCGAGCCCGGCAGTGCGACGGCCTTCTTTCTTCAACACCTCTCCGACTCACGAAGTAGACCCGCAGAACACTGCGAGCGCAATGGATCGGCTCGCATCAAGCTCCCCAGAGCCGCTCGAACCCCTGCCACGAACCTTTGCCAGGCCCTCCCCGCGGCGGCCATCGCATCTGGAATCCTCAGGCATGTCGGGAACTGAGCTCGCATCGCATTCGGACTTTTCAGATTATGATGTCCAGAGGGTTCACGGGGCGTCATTTGAGAGTCTTGGCGTCCAGTCTCCCCCGACGGCATCGAGCGGACCAAGCAAGGCGCCGCAAGGAGTAGGAGCACCAGGGGCGCAAGCCGTACCTAGTGCCAGCCAGGCAAGCGGCATCAATCTCGAGCAAGACCCTGACCGGATCATCTGGCAAGGGTGGATGTCTTTTTTGAGGAGCAAGGGAGGTGTGCGACAGTGGAAGAAGTCATGGGCCGTACTGCGACCCAGAAACTTCAAGCTTTACAAGGACGACTCGGAGTCGTCAGTTTTGTTCATCGCCTACCTATCCAACATTGTTAACGTGGTCGATATCGACCCCATGAGCAGGACGAAGAAGCACTGCTTGCAGATCATCACGGACGAGAAGAGCTACAAGTTTTGCGCGACAGACGAGGAGGCGCTGGTTCGATGCCTGGGAGCATTCAAAAGCCTCTTGGCCAAGAGGAGGGAACTCGAAGCCAAGGTGGCAGCGCCagcacccacccctcccgctGCTtga
- a CDS encoding uncharacterized protein (EggNog:ENOG503P1ER; COG:S), with the protein MAASKSHPKSQQVAEQVQEELNGTPYKLTSLEPLSGGLANFLFRGRLTNPLPDSSHDVAIKHGESFIAGMPESDWVIPTTRCQVEEECLKAVQSMPMPEAPCVTRTPKIYYYNSDTNTQVQEYLPDAISLKDYALKHFSAARDVSRKPACLDIGKSLGIWLRSFHHWANQSEQSGLRGALKLNANLQELRHMTNYQTLVSDVDTCPEILSDAKEVFEKVEKMAAEEHGSGKLEVIHGDFWTGNTLLADRPLEDDKRPNIFIVDWEMCQLNVHPLDLGQMMAELYELFLFKGIEEGKWIIEGFVSGYGNIDDKFAYRIAIQLGTHLIVWGSRAQGWGTEEQVAEVMAKGKEIIVKAWHEDRTWFEAGDLACLFSGRS; encoded by the exons ATGGCCGCCTCCAAGTCCCATCCCAAGAGCCAGCAGGTGGCCGAGCAGGTTCAGGAAGAACTCAACGGCACCCCGTACAAGCTCACATCTCTTGAACCCTTGTCAGGAGGACTTGCCAATTTCCTCTTCAGAGGTCGTCTCACCAATCCGTTACCCGACTCGTCCCACGATGTTGCCATCAAGCATGGAGAGAGCTTCATTGCTGGAATGCCCGAAAGTGACTGGGTGATTCCCACAACTCGCTGC CAAGTAGAGGAAGAGTGTCTCAAAGCCGTTCAAAGCATGCCAATGCCAGAAGCGCCCTGTGTGACCCGGACACCCAAAATCTACTACTACAACTCGGATACCAACACTCAAGTCCAGGAATATCTCCCAGATGCCATCAGTCTCAAGGACTACGCCCTCAAGCACTTCTCCGCAGCCCGTGATGTGTCCAGAAAACCAGCATGTCTCGACATTGGCAAGAGTTTAGGCATATGGCTCCGCAGTTTCCACCACTGGGCAAATCAGTCAGAGCAGTCTGGTCTGCGTGGAGCACTAAAGTTGAATGCCAACCTCCAAGAACTGAGACACATGACCAATTACCAGACGTTGGTTAGTGATGTTGACACTTGTCCAGAGATACTCTCGGATGCAAAGGAGGTCTTTGAGAAAGTGGAAAAAATGGCAGCAGAAGAACATGGGAGCGGGAAGTTGGAAGTCATACATGGTGACTTCTGGACGGGAAA CACACTTCTCGCAGACCGGCCCCTTGAGGATGACAAACGCCCAAACATCTTCATCGTAGACTGGGAAATGTGCCAGCTGAACGTCCACCCCCTTGATCTAGGGCAAATGATGGCCGAACTCTACGAACTATTCCTCTTCAAGGGCATCGAAGAAGGCAAGTGGATCATCGAGGGTTTTGTCTCTGGTTACGGCAACATCGACGACAAATTCGCCTATCGCATTGCCATCCAACTCGGCACTCACCTCATCGTCTGGGGATCTCGCGCCCAAGGCTGGGGTACAGAAGAGCAAGTCGCAGAAGTGATGGCGAAAGGCAAGGAAATCATTGTCAAGGCGTGGCATGAAGATCGCACGTGGTTTGAGGCAGGAGATTTGGCTTGTCTGTTTAGTGGCAGGTCGTGA
- a CDS encoding uncharacterized protein (EggNog:ENOG503PX4G) codes for MAPQPSGILQAPRVVLVVVFPMLNFILYLILSLGCSSTSLSDVSPVIARTDSPINIGGQDIVVDLRVGFYGTLSPSLSVPSTLMLTSVIGICLGPPPLFCTSSSSILNSKRESDLARSIPLSKGGGNFALAGLALSLQSSFIVLSGFPLLLSLIASILANMIQIYFSSQGMIELHAKAALWARSLDWAAAAGAVMGFSAYQSIAAAAPRLIRVLMSGAMVDISVGGTASSLFAGVVALTILGAVINTLLTGGDVGSDAFVAGKTMGKQKTTAGGQVGDRRRMSRMFMRRPAYEVFP; via the exons ATGGCACCGCAACCCTCTG GGATCCTTCAGGCTCCTCGGGTGGTTCTTGTCGTGGTGTTTCCAATGCTCAACTTTATTCTCTACC TAATCCTCTCCCTTGGCTGCAGCAGCACCTCCCTCAGCGACGTCTCCCCAGTCATAGCCCGCACCGACAGTCCAATAAACATCGGCGGGCAAGACATTGTCGTCGACCTACGAGTTGGCTTCTATGGTACCCTATCTCCCAGCCTATCCGTCCCATCAACTCTGATGCTCACCTCCGTCATAGGAATATGCCTCggcccaccccccctcttctgcacctcctcctccagcatcCTCAACTCCAAGCGCGAATCCGACCTCGCTCGCTCCATCCCGCTGTCCAAAGGCGGCGGAAATTTCGCCCTCGCCGGCCTAGCCCTCAGCCTCCAGTCCAGTTTCATCGTATTGTCTGGCTTCCCACTTCTACTCTCTCTCATCGCCTCGATACTGGCCAACATGATCCAGATATACTTCTCCTCTCAGGGCATGATCGAACTCCACGCCAAAGCGGCCTTGTGGGCGAGGAGTCTCGACTGGGCGGCTGCTGCGGGGGCAGTGATGGGGTTCAGTGCCTATCAGAgcattgctgctgctgcgccgaGGTTGATAAGAGTGTTGATGTCGGGGGCGATGGTAGACATTAGCGTGGGAGGGACGGCAAGTAGTTTATttgctggggttgttgctcTGACGATTCTTGGGGCGGTGATTAACACATTGTTGACTGGGGGGGATGTAGGGTCTGATGCTTTTGTTGCTGGGAAGACCATGGGGAAGCAAAAGACAACGGCGGGAGGGCAGGTGGGTGataggaggaggatgtcgaggatGTTTATGAGGAGGCCGGCGTATGAGGTGTTTCCTTGA